The window TGTCCAGTCGCTCCGGCCAGTACGGGTGATCGGACAGGGTCACGACGTCGTAGCCGAGTTCTTCCATCAGCTCGGCCAGCCCGACGACGTCCTGCGGGCGATCCGCGGGCGGCTCGAGCAGGGCACCGAACTTGAGGTCGTGGGCGGTCACCGCGCTCCTCCGATGCGCTCGGGCGTGGCGGTGCCGTGCACCCGCTGGGCGTGCGCCGCGAAGGCTTGGGAGGCCAGGTCTCCGATGACCGCGCCGACCTCGGGCGGCAGGGACGCGACGATGTCCCGGACGGTGCCGGGGTCGGCCTCGTAGGCCATGAGCCCGAACATCAGCGGCATCTGCTCCGGGGCGACGTCGGCCGCGCCGGCGGCGACCATCTGTCCCCATTCGGCGGCGGTGATGTGCTTCTCGATGAGGGGAAGCGCTTTCTCCTCCTCGACGGCGAGGTGCTCGACGAGCCGCGCGTGCAGCCGGGTCACCGATTCGGCGAGCGCCGCACCCCGCGCGGGGTCGGCGCTGTCACGCCAAGAAGCCAGCTCCGCGCGCACCTCGCCCAGCAGTGCGTCGATGGCCTCGTGCTGTTCTTCCATGACCCGCACGACAGGCTCCGCGTCAGCGCCGGCTCGGTCGAGCAGCCGGTGCCAGAGGTGTTCGTCCTCGCTCGCGTGGTGGTGATGCAGCACAGTGTCCACGAGCCGGACGTGATCGGCGACGACCGCGGCGCGCTCGAGGTCTCCGTCGGCGACGCCGCGGATCAGTGCCGGGGCCAGGCCGATCTCCCGGCGGAACATGGTGTGCGCCAGATACATGTCGCGCACGTCGGCCAAGGGTTCGTTGGTCATGATTGCTTTTCTAACAGGAAAAAAGCCACCGGTAACGGAATTGTCCAGGATGCGAATCAGTTTATCCGCGAAGCGTACGCAGCGGTTTCTGGCCGTATTTGGCCTCGTGCGCGGCGGCGAACCGGCCGAGGTGGGCGAAGCCCCAGCGGCGGGCCACGTCGGCGACCGAGTCGGCGGACGGGTCGGCGGCGCGCAGCTCCTCGTGCGCCCGGCGCAGCCGGACGTCGCGGACGTATTCCATCGGAGACATCCCGAGGTGCTGCTGGAACCCTTTCTGCAGGGTGCGCGGGCCGACCCCGCACCGGGTCGCCAGCAGGGTCAGCGTGAGCGGCGCTTGCGGGTCCGATTCGATGAGGTCGATCGCGGCGCGGACCGACGCCGGCCGCGCGGCGACGACGGGTCCGGCGAGCGCCTCGGCGTGGGAGTGCGACGCCGCGAGGACGAAGCCGTTGAGCAAGCTCTCCGCCAGCGGCGCCGCGACCAGCGGCTGAGACAGCAGCCCACCCGGGAGCGAGAGCTGCCGATTGACGGAGAACAGCAGGTCGGCCCAGCTGCGGCCATAGCCGTCCCGGGTGTTCATGACGGGGTCGAAGGTGACCCGGCTCGAGGTGCGGTCGCCGACCAGGCGGGCCAGTGCGGTCTCCACGGCCGGCAGGTCGATCCGCACGCACAGGGCGCGATAGCCGACCGGCCACCGCCCGGTGAACTCGCCGCCGCCCGGCAGGTACACCGCCGAGGATCGGCTGTTGACGATCATGTCGACGCCGCGGTGCCGGGACTCGAACCGGCCGGTGATCGGCAGGTGGACGTAGAACCCGGTGCCGACGTCGTCGGTTTCGAGCCGCAGCTCTTCCTGGAACGCGACCTCGCCGATGGTGATCGGCCCGAGCGCGGCGTCCCGGTAGGTCGACACCGTCATCTCCGCCTGCGGCACGGTTTCGATCGTGGACGTGCGCACGAACATCTGCTACCCCCGCCGCGACGCGTTTCGTCGCTTTCAAGGATACGGACGGTCCGTCCTCCGGCGGCGACGGGCGGGTCGGGCAGTGGTCCACCGCGTCAGACGGTGTTCCCGGGCCGGGTCGCCTCGATCGCCTCCCGCAGTGCCCGGCGGCTGAGTCTGCTCAGCACCGTGCCGATCGGCACCTGCAGAATCCGAGTAGTCCCGGCCGAGCTACAGCTCCAGTTCCTGCCGGGCTGCTATCAGCTCCACCGATCAGAAATCCGCCGCCACGTCGTCAGTTCTGGTAGCCCCCTCGCACCGGTGGAAGGATCGACGACCATGACCGACGCCAGACCGCTGGGCGCCGACGAGGCCACGTTCATCGCGGTGGTCCGCTCAGGCGATCCGGCACGGTTCGCGCTCATCACGGAGCGCCACCGGCGTGAGCTGCAGGTGCACTGCTACCGGATGCTCGCGAACTACGAGGACGCCCAGGACATGACGCAGGAGACGTTCCTGCGAGCGTGGCACAAGCGGACGTCGTTCAAGGGCCACGCCGCGCTGCGGACCTGGCTGTACCGGATCGCGACGAACGTCTGCCTCGACTTCCTCGAGAAGCGCAATGACCGCACCCCCGTACCGTCCGAGCTGCCGGACGCCGGCTCCGAGCCGGCGTACCTGCAGCCGTACCCCGACCGGATGCTCCCCGAGGACCCGCAGGAATCGGTGGTGGCGCGGGAGACGATCGAGCTGGCGTTCATCGTCGCCGTCCAGCACCTGCCGCCGCGGCAGCGGGCGGTGCTCATCCTGCGCGACGTCCTCGGCTGGCCGGCGTCGAAGGCCGCCGACGCCCTCGAGCTGACCGTCGCCTCGGTCACCAGCGCCCTGCAGCGGGCGCGGGTGACGATGCGCGAGCAGCTGCCCGGCCGCCGCCTCGACTGGCGGAGCCCCGCCACCCACGAGCTGTCGAACGACGAGCGCGGCGTGGTGAAGGCCTACATCGACGCCCATGAGCGCAACGACCTCGACGGGCTGATGTCCCTGCTGCGCGACGACCTGCGCTTCGCGATGCTGCCCGAGCCGGGCACCCTGATCATGGGGGCCAAGGACGCGGTGGACGGCTGGGTCTCCGGCGGACTCTTCCAGCGCGGCAAGGACGACTGGCGCTGCATCGCCACGACGGTCAACCGCATGCCTGCCGCCGCGCTGTACCTGCGCACCCCCGACGACCCGGAGTACCGGTTGTTGAACATCGCGGTCCTGCACATCGTGGACGGGAAGATCGCCGAGCTCACCGGATTCGACGTGACCGGCAAACCATGGCTGGACCTGCCCCCGACACTGGGAAAGGTTCCCTCATAGCCGAGGGGCCCGTGTTCATCGCTTCGTCTCGTATCGGGTCAGCACCACGCCGCCGGGAAACGTCCGTGTCTCCACGAGGTCCAGGTTCACCCAGCTGTCCAGCGCCGTGAAGAACGGCGTGCCGCCGCCCACCAGGACCGGATGGGTGACGATCGCGTACGCGTCGATCAGCCCGGCCCGCATGGCCGCCCCGGCGAGCGTGGCGCCGCCGATGCCCATCGGGCCGCCGTCCTCGGCCTTGAGCCGGGTGATCTCGGCGACCGGGTCCCCGGTGACCAGGCGGGTGTTCCAGTCGACCTTGTCGATCGTCGAGGAGAACACCACTTTCGGCGTGTCCCGCCAGTTCCGCGCGAACTCGATCTGCGCCGGGGTGGCACCCGGCTGCTGGTCGCCGGTCGGCCAGTAGGAGCTCATCGCCTCCCACAGCTTGCGCCCGTACAGCGACAGATCGTTCGCCCGCTCCCAGTCGAGCCACCACTGGAACAGCTCGTCGCTCGGCGGCCCGCTCCAGCCGATGTCGACGCCGGTCGCGGCGATGTAGCCGTCCAGGGTCACGTTCATGCCGAAGATCAGTTTTCGCATCGTGCCAGCCTCTCGTGAGTCGATTTCACACGTTTAGACGGGTGCGGCGCGAAAACCTGATCGGTGCGCGATCCGCATCCGCAGGACCCCGGTATCGGCGGCACGGCTCAGCGACCGGGCCGGAACGCCGCGCGCCGGCCGAAGCCCACCGCGACGAGTGCCGCGGCCGCGAGGGCGACTATCGCCGCAGGCAGGGCCTTCGCTCCGACGCCGTCGACGAAGACCGCCCCCACCGCGCCGGCCGCGAAGATCGCCAGGTTGAACGCCGTGGTGACCATGGCGATGGCCGCGTCGGCGTGCTCGCCGGTGGCCGCGCCTGCGGCGGTCTGCAGCTGCGTCGCCGAGCCACCGAAGGCGAGTCCCCACAGGATGATGGCGAGGATCGCGAACGGCGTGGACCCCAGCGCCGGCAGCGGAAACCGCGGCGGTGGTCGATAGGACGTGGGCATGGCGCCGGTAGCGGCCGGCGCCTGGGTGATGTCGGACATGGTGACTCCTTGTGGTCCTTGCCGCGCCGGGTGGCCGGCGCGACAAGGACGGTGACGAAGGGGCGGCGGCGCTCAGGCGGAAGTGGTGACGCCGAGGGAGAAGTCGAAGTTGCCCGCGCCGTGGCGGCCCAGGCCCATCATCACCAGGCCCGTTCCTTCCAGCCAGCGCGCCATTTCCAAGGGGCCGGTGTCCAGCGGGCGCAGCCCGAGGCTCGTGATGAACGTCGACACGGTCGCCTTGGGCTGGGCGTCGTCGCCGGCGATGAGCACGTCCAGCGGGCCGCCCCGGGCCAGGACGTGGCCGAAGACGGTGTTGAACGCAGCGACGTCGGCGCCAGCGGGCCGACGTGTGCGGGCTCCGCCTCCGCGGCTGTGGCGGGCACGACCGCCGCGGCGAGCGCGAACGCAACGACGACGGCCCGTCTCTTCATCGAGGTTCACGACCGGCGCATGAACGTCTCCTGACGTCATAAAACGTTTCAATCAGCCGAGGGACTTCTTACACCTTCGTCGCGAGGAAACAAGGAATCGCCTCGATCCTGTCCGGAGGACGCCGAACAGGACATTCGATCAGCTCAGCGCGCCTTGTTCGCGCAGGTGATGCAGATCCGCGTCGCCGGGAGGGCAACGAGCCGGCCTTCCGCGATCGGTCCCCCGCAGCGTTCGCAGGTTTCGTAGACGCCGGCACGCACGCGCTCGAGGGCGCGGTCGAGGTCCGCGAGGTCGTCCTGTGCCTGCCGCAGCAACGCCTGGACCTGCGCCCGTTCGAACGCGATCGTGACCCCTTCCGGATCGTGTTCGTCGTCGTTGCTGGTGAACTCCGACGCTGCCACGATTCCGTCCCGCTGCCGGGCGAGCGCGCCGGCGAGCCGCGCGGTCTCGGCGCGGGCGCGGGCGATGAGGTCCGCCGCGGCGTGATCGTCCATGCGCGAAGTCTGCCACGAACCTTGACGAGCGTGACCCCCGTAGGTTGCCACGTTGAATCGTTTCATGTACTCCGCTGAGCGAGGCAGGAGACCACCCATGAGGATTCTTCGCCCGCTCGTTCTCGCCCTCGTGGCCATGCTGACCCTGGCAGTCCCCGTGAGCGCGTCCCCGTTCACCACCACCGTGACCAACTTCGACGCGCAGGGCCACCCGCCCGGCGGGGGCGGCCGGCCGCTCGTACCTGCCGATCGCCGGGGACTCCGCGCCGGCAAAGGCGGCGGTGACCGAATTCATCGAGTCCATCGGGTACGGCGTGGTGGATGCGGGACCGCTGGCGACAGCTGGCGGCAGGCGACGGGCACGCCGGTGTGGGGAACCCCATACGGGCCGTACACGGACGAGAAGGGCCAGCCGGTCGACGAGGACGCCATCCGCGCGGCACTGGCCACCGCGACGCGGTAGCCGCAGGTTGGCGCGGGCGGCGGTAGGGGCCGCCGCGTCGTGGCCCCGTCGGGTAGGCGCCGGGCGGGGCCACGACGCAGAAGTCGTTGCCGTCCGGAAGCACGGCCACTCCCAAGCTGGTGTCCCGGCGGACCTCATCGGTGATCACAACCGGCCGGTACGCGCGATCACCTGGCCGGCGAAGTCCAGCATCTGGTCAAGGCTGGTGAACACCGCGAAGGCATCGAAATACGCCTCATCGACACCGGACTCGGCGTACCGCTGGAGCTTGTCCGCGAGCGAGCCGGCGGACGTGCCCGGTCGAGGTTGATCCGCATGGCCGTCTTCAGCGCGTCGGGATCGCGGCCGGCGTCCCTGCGCCGCTCGGCGCGCGATCGACCACAGGCGGTCGGCGCCCTCGTCATGACCGGTGCTCGACGCGGCGGGCGCCGCCCCGTCGACCGCGAGCCAGCCGACCCCGCTGCGGCCCACTCGGCGCATCGCGGCCTCGCTGGCACCGCCGATCCAGATCGGTGGCCTGCCCGCCTGGACCGGGCGCAGGTCGGCGTGGACCGGTGGCAAGGTGAAGAACTCGCTGTCCCAGGACACCGGATTGGTCGTCCACCACGCGTGCAGGAACGCCAGCACGTCGTCGAGCATCTTGCCGCGCCGGTGCCAGTCCGCGTTGCGGGCGGTGTCGTATTCCTGCTTCATCCACCCCAGCCCCACCCCGACGCCGAGGCGGCCGTCGCTGAGCACGTCGAGCGTGGTCAGCAGCCGGGCCAGGTGCGGCGGCTCGTAGTAGAACGTGCTGAGTGTGCTGGCGTTCAGGCGCATCCGGCTGGTCGCCGCCGCGGCGACGGTCCACAGCAGCACCGGATCGAGGGAGCGGGTCATCTGCGGCCCGTGGGCCAGGTAGCTGCTGTCCACGTCGACCGGCGTGATCAGGCGATCGCCGACCCACAGGGTGTCGTAGCCGAGGTCCTCCAGCCCGCCGCAGAACGCGCTCAGTGCGGGGGCGCCGCGGACGGCGGGCCCGACAATGGGAATCACGAAACCGAGCTTCATCGCGTCTCAGCCGGCGAATTCGTTGACGCCGAGGGCGAAGTCCCCGTGACCGACCCCGTTTCCGGCGAGGCCAACCGTGACCACTCCCATTCCTTCCAGCCAGTGCGCCATTCTCAGGCCGCCGACGTCCAGCGGGCGCAGCCCGAGGCTCTTGACGAACGCCGCCACGTCCGCCTTGGCCTGTGCGTCGTCGCCGGCGAAGAAGACATCGGGCCGGCCCTTCTCCAGGACACCACGGAAAATCGTGTTGAACGCCTTCACCACGCTGGCGCCGGCCGGGGCCACCTTCGCAACTTCCTGCGCGATCGACGTCTCCTCGCCGTGGGCCAGTCCGTCGAACGTGGCGTTGAAGGGATTGCTGATGTCGACGATGACCTTGCCCGCGAGCGCGGCTCCGTACTCGGCGACGACCGGAACGACACCGTCGTACAACAGGGCCGTGATGACGATGTCCCCGGCCGGTACGGTGCCCCACTTGCCCGTCGTCGCGCCGCCGCCCAGCGCCTCGGCCAGGTCGTCGGCCTTGGCCTGATCGCGGCCCATGACCTCGACGGTGTTTCCGCCCGCCACCGCGAGCGCGCCGATCGTGCGGGCCATGTTGCCCGTGCCGATGAGGGTGATGCTGCTCATGAGATGTGCTCTCTTCCCGTTCTCGAGGTGTCCGCGTTCGAAATCAGATGGCGGTGGTGCCGCCGTCGGTGACCAGCTCCAGGCCGTTGACGTAGCTGGAGTCGTCGGAGGCGAGGAACAGCGCGACGGCGGCGATCTCCTCGGGGCGGCCCATCTTTCCCCGCGGGATCAGGGATTCGAACGCGGCCCTGGTGGCCTCGTCGAACAGTTCTTCCTGCTTGGCCGTGGCGACCTGGCCGGGGGTCAGGACGTTCACCCGGATCTTGCGGTCCTTCAGCTCGTTGAGCCACACGCGGGCCCAGGCCTGCTGCACGGCTTTGCTTCCCGCGTACAGGCTCCAGCCGGGGAAGGCCCCGAGGGACGCGTTCGACCCGGTCATCAAGATCGAGGCGCCGTCGTTGAGCAGCGGCAGCGCCTTCTGCACGGTGAACAGGGTGCCGCGCGCGTTCAGCGAGAACGCGCGGTGGAACTGTTCCTCGGTGATCTCGCCGAGAACGGCGGGTTCGCCCATTCCGGCGCTGGCCCACAGCACGTCGATCGAGCCCTTTTCCCGCTTCACCGTGTCGTACAAGCGATCCAGGTCGGCCAGTTCCGCCGCGTCGCCCTGCACGGCGGTCACGTTGCGGCCGATCAGCTCGACGGCCTCGTCCAGCGCGTCCTGCCGCCGGGCCTGGATGAAGACGTGCGCTCCTTCCTCGACGAACGATTTCGCGCCGGCCAGTGCCATCCCGGTCGATCCGCCGGTGATCACCGCTACCTTGCCATCGAGCTTGCCCACGAGCACTCCGTTGAATTGAGGGATTTCCGGATCACGCCGGTTCTTAAGTACACCGCTCTGTGTAGATAACGTACCCGACGGCCGGCGGGGGACGCAAGCTACGTACACCGTTCGGTACCGAACGCTCTATACTGCGAGGATGACGGAGTTGGAGAAGGGCCCCTCGGGCCGGCGCCGCGGCCGGGGCGCCCGCGAGCGCATCCTCGGCGCGTCCCAGCAGCTGTTCCGCGACCAGGGCATCAACCGCACGGGCATGGACCAGCTCTGCGCCGTGGCCCAGGTGTCCAAACGCACGGCCTACCAGCACTTCACCAGCAAGGACGACCTCGTCGCCGAATACCTGCGCCGCTTCGATCCCGACGTCATGCCCGAGGTGTTCGACCGCACCGACCTCACCCCTCGCGAACGGCTCCTCGCCGCCTTCGACATGCCCGCCTCGACGCCGCTGTGCCCCTACATCGGGGCAGCCGTCGAACTCCACGACCCCGATCACCCCGCGGCCCAGTACGCGCGCGACTACAAGAAAGCCATCGCCGCGCGGCTCACCGAAACCGCCCGCGAAGCCGGCGCCACCGAACCCGAACAGCTCGGCGAACAGCTGGCACTGCTCATCGACGGCGCCTCCGCCCGCACCCGGGTCCTCAACAGCGGGTCATTCCCCACCGCCGCCGCCATCGCCGCCATCCTCATCGACAACGCCCTCCCCGCCTCACCGCCTCGACAGTCCAGCGATGCCACCGGGCCTGCTCAGGACGCGCCGCCGCGAGGCCGATGACGGCTCGCCGGCCGGAAACCGACGCCGAGTTCGTTGAGGCCGGAGTCCGGCAGCTGCCGGACTCCGGCTACCTGCACTGTCGACGGATTGTCGACGGCGGCTGGCACCGTGGCCTGTGAGCGGCACATCCGGCGTGGGGCAGCTGGCACGAACCCCTTCCTCAGTGCCCTTTTCCGAAGCACGACGTCGCCGGGGCAGTAATCCACGATCAGGAGGGTCACCATGAAATTCCGCAAACTTCCCGTCACTGCCGCTGCCGCCGGCGCGGTCACCGTGCTCGGCGCCGGCGTTTTGGTCACCACTCAGGCGGACGCCGCGGACAGCAGCATCAGCTTCGCCATGGTCAGATCCGGCGTCGCCGCCAACGCCAACTGCCTCGCGGCGGCCACCGCGAAGGTACGTGTGGTGACGCACGGGCAGAACGAAACCATGACCCTGCACGCGGCCGGGCTGCCGGCCGACACCGGGTTCGACCTGTTCATCACGCAGGTGCCGAACGGGCCGTTCGGCGTGTCGTGGTACCAGAGTGACCTGCAATCCGGCGACGACGGCACCGCGTCGGTCACCGTGATCGGCCGGTTCAACGTCGAAACCTTCGCCGTGGCGCCGAACACCGCACCGGCGCCGGTGGTCCACCCCGGCGACGCGGCGAGCAATCCGGCGTTCGCCCCGATCCACACCTTCCACGTCGGCTTCTGGTTCAACTCGCCCGCCGACGCGGTCAAAGCGGGCTGCCCCGGCACGGTCACTCCGTTCAACGGAGAACACAACGCCGGAGTCCAGGCCATGAGCACCCGCAACTTCGCCGACGACAACGGGCCGCTGCGCCAGCTCGTGTCCTGAGAAGAACGCTACCGAGTTCGCGGCCCGACCCGGTCCCGGCGTCACCGCCGGCTGAATTCGTCCCGTTCGCCGAGGTGAAGAGCGTCAGCCGGTGCAGGCCGAGGCCGGGATCGCGCAGGTGGGTGCGTTCGAGCAGGACGGCGGGGTGGGGGTCGTCGTCGGCGACGGCGATGGTGAACATTCCGCGGCGCAGCTCGAGGCGAAGGTCGGTGCGGCGGATCGTGCACTCGGTTCGCCGCCGGATCGTGTGCGCTGGTGGCGTTCCTGGCCGTTCTGACGGATCCCGATGGCGAGCAGATCGTGGCTGCCAGGCGATCCGGCCATGGCCGTCAGGGCCCTCCAGGCGCATCCTGTGAAGTGCGCGGAGTGGGCGGGCGTGGCCAGAGCATGCTGGGTTCTGGCCGGCGAGGAGGAATAAATGGAAAGCGCGCCGAGCAGGACGGCGATGTTTGCGGCCGTGTCGCGCGGATTGTTTCGCCTGGAGACGGCGTCGCCGTGGGTACTGGACGATGTGCTGGCCCTGGTGCTTGTCGGCCCGGTGTGGCAGCAGCTGCGAGACCAGTTCGATCCGCTGTTCCCCGCCCCGGTCCGCCGCGAGTCACGAGCGGCTGTCTGCACCCGCAGCCGGTACGCCGAGGACCGGCTGGCTGCCGGTGCCTTCACGCAGTACGTGATCCTTGGCGCGGGGCTTGACTCGTTCGCGTGGCGGCGGCCGGATCTGCTCGGCTCGCTGACGGTGTTCGAGGTTGATCACCCTGCCTCCCAGGCCTGGAAGCTCGAGCGGGTCAGGGAGCTCGGCCTGCCGCTCAGCGACTCGCAGGTATTCGTGCCGGTTGATTTCGAGGCCGGACCGGTTCAGGATGCGCTGGGCCCGGCCGGGTTCGACTGGGCGCAGCCGGCGATGTTCTGCTGGACGGGCGTCGCCCCCTATCTGACGGCACAGGCGATCGAGTCGACGTTGCACACGATCGCGGCGGCTGCTCCCGGGTCTGAGGTGGTGTTCTCCTACCGGGCCGAGGACGGTGCGCTCGACGACGTGGGGACGGAATTCGCCCGTATCTACACGCCGATCGCGGCTTCTGTCGGCGAGCCTCTTCAGCCTGGCTGGCCGGTATCCGAGATCGAGAGGCTGATCAGCCGGTGCGGGCTCAAGGTCGTGGACCACCCCGCACGGGCAGACCTCCAGCAGCGGTACTTCGCCGGCCGTACCGATGGCCTGCGGCCCTATGCCTTCGAGACCCTGGTGGCCGCGCGGGTCACCTGAGCGAGCGCAGGCCACGTCGGCAACTTCACCGTCTGCGAGGGCCAGGCGGTGACGGTACGGCAGAGGTGTACCGCAACCTCCAGGGCCTCGGCGTCGCCGCGTCGCGTCCGTTTTGCTCATGCTGGGCGCAGTCCGAGGGTTTCGAGGATCCGGGTGGCGTCCCGGGCGTGGTGCCTGCAGGCGGCGATGCTGGCGTGCCCGGCCGTTTTCAAGATGCCGATGGCCAAGTTGCGCAGGGCGGCCATGGCCTGGGGTCCGCTGCCGGTGCGGATCTGGGCGGCCGCGGTAACCGGTCACGACAAGCCCTGCTGTGGTGAGTCGTTGTCAATCTCTTGACAGTTACCGGCAAATCTTGTCGTCATCAGTTAATCGAGTGAATCCGGCGATCTGCGCAGTCACCGTCGGCAGCGTCGCAGTACTGTTTTCCATTCTGAGTGCGATTCGGCTCGACCAACGCAGAGG of the Amycolatopsis sp. NBC_01488 genome contains:
- a CDS encoding helix-turn-helix transcriptional regulator, with the translated sequence MRTSTIETVPQAEMTVSTYRDAALGPITIGEVAFQEELRLETDDVGTGFYVHLPITGRFESRHRGVDMIVNSRSSAVYLPGGGEFTGRWPVGYRALCVRIDLPAVETALARLVGDRTSSRVTFDPVMNTRDGYGRSWADLLFSVNRQLSLPGGLLSQPLVAAPLAESLLNGFVLAASHSHAEALAGPVVAARPASVRAAIDLIESDPQAPLTLTLLATRCGVGPRTLQKGFQQHLGMSPMEYVRDVRLRRAHEELRAADPSADSVADVARRWGFAHLGRFAAAHEAKYGQKPLRTLRG
- a CDS encoding dihydrofolate reductase family protein, with product MRKLIFGMNVTLDGYIAATGVDIGWSGPPSDELFQWWLDWERANDLSLYGRKLWEAMSSYWPTGDQQPGATPAQIEFARNWRDTPKVVFSSTIDKVDWNTRLVTGDPVAEITRLKAEDGGPMGIGGATLAGAAMRAGLIDAYAIVTHPVLVGGGTPFFTALDSWVNLDLVETRTFPGGVVLTRYETKR
- a CDS encoding TetR/AcrR family transcriptional regulator, with the translated sequence MTELEKGPSGRRRGRGARERILGASQQLFRDQGINRTGMDQLCAVAQVSKRTAYQHFTSKDDLVAEYLRRFDPDVMPEVFDRTDLTPRERLLAAFDMPASTPLCPYIGAAVELHDPDHPAAQYARDYKKAIAARLTETAREAGATEPEQLGEQLALLIDGASARTRVLNSGSFPTAAAIAAILIDNALPASPPRQSSDATGPAQDAPPRGR
- a CDS encoding class I SAM-dependent methyltransferase, which translates into the protein MESAPSRTAMFAAVSRGLFRLETASPWVLDDVLALVLVGPVWQQLRDQFDPLFPAPVRRESRAAVCTRSRYAEDRLAAGAFTQYVILGAGLDSFAWRRPDLLGSLTVFEVDHPASQAWKLERVRELGLPLSDSQVFVPVDFEAGPVQDALGPAGFDWAQPAMFCWTGVAPYLTAQAIESTLHTIAAAAPGSEVVFSYRAEDGALDDVGTEFARIYTPIAASVGEPLQPGWPVSEIERLISRCGLKVVDHPARADLQQRYFAGRTDGLRPYAFETLVAARVT
- a CDS encoding MFS transporter is translated as MSDITQAPAATGAMPTSYRPPPRFPLPALGSTPFAILAIILWGLAFGGSATQLQTAAGAATGEHADAAIAMVTTAFNLAIFAAGAVGAVFVDGVGAKALPAAIVALAAAALVAVGFGRRAAFRPGR
- a CDS encoding hemerythrin domain-containing protein, with protein sequence MTNEPLADVRDMYLAHTMFRREIGLAPALIRGVADGDLERAAVVADHVRLVDTVLHHHHASEDEHLWHRLLDRAGADAEPVVRVMEEQHEAIDALLGEVRAELASWRDSADPARGAALAESVTRLHARLVEHLAVEEEKALPLIEKHITAAEWGQMVAAGAADVAPEQMPLMFGLMAYEADPGTVRDIVASLPPEVGAVIGDLASQAFAAHAQRVHGTATPERIGGAR
- a CDS encoding TIGR03619 family F420-dependent LLM class oxidoreductase, translating into MIPIVGPAVRGAPALSAFCGGLEDLGYDTLWVGDRLITPVDVDSSYLAHGPQMTRSLDPVLLWTVAAAATSRMRLNASTLSTFYYEPPHLARLLTTLDVLSDGRLGVGVGLGWMKQEYDTARNADWHRRGKMLDDVLAFLHAWWTTNPVSWDSEFFTLPPVHADLRPVQAGRPPIWIGGASEAAMRRVGRSGVGWLAVDGAAPAASSTGHDEGADRLWSIARRAAQGRRPRSRRAEDGHADQPRPGTSAGSLADKLQRYAESGVDEAYFDAFAVFTSLDQMLDFAGQVIARTGRL
- a CDS encoding RNA polymerase subunit sigma-70; this encodes MTDARPLGADEATFIAVVRSGDPARFALITERHRRELQVHCYRMLANYEDAQDMTQETFLRAWHKRTSFKGHAALRTWLYRIATNVCLDFLEKRNDRTPVPSELPDAGSEPAYLQPYPDRMLPEDPQESVVARETIELAFIVAVQHLPPRQRAVLILRDVLGWPASKAADALELTVASVTSALQRARVTMREQLPGRRLDWRSPATHELSNDERGVVKAYIDAHERNDLDGLMSLLRDDLRFAMLPEPGTLIMGAKDAVDGWVSGGLFQRGKDDWRCIATTVNRMPAAALYLRTPDDPEYRLLNIAVLHIVDGKIAELTGFDVTGKPWLDLPPTLGKVPS
- a CDS encoding TraR/DksA family transcriptional regulator, translated to MDDHAAADLIARARAETARLAGALARQRDGIVAASEFTSNDDEHDPEGVTIAFERAQVQALLRQAQDDLADLDRALERVRAGVYETCERCGGPIAEGRLVALPATRICITCANKAR
- a CDS encoding SDR family NAD(P)-dependent oxidoreductase; its protein translation is MGKLDGKVAVITGGSTGMALAGAKSFVEEGAHVFIQARRQDALDEAVELIGRNVTAVQGDAAELADLDRLYDTVKREKGSIDVLWASAGMGEPAVLGEITEEQFHRAFSLNARGTLFTVQKALPLLNDGASILMTGSNASLGAFPGWSLYAGSKAVQQAWARVWLNELKDRKIRVNVLTPGQVATAKQEELFDEATRAAFESLIPRGKMGRPEEIAAVALFLASDDSSYVNGLELVTDGGTTAI
- a CDS encoding NADPH-dependent F420 reductase; translation: MSSITLIGTGNMARTIGALAVAGGNTVEVMGRDQAKADDLAEALGGGATTGKWGTVPAGDIVITALLYDGVVPVVAEYGAALAGKVIVDISNPFNATFDGLAHGEETSIAQEVAKVAPAGASVVKAFNTIFRGVLEKGRPDVFFAGDDAQAKADVAAFVKSLGLRPLDVGGLRMAHWLEGMGVVTVGLAGNGVGHGDFALGVNEFAG